The genomic interval TTATGTTCCCCTGGCTTGGAGCTTTTTAAAATGGATTTAAAAGCTTCCTTTATATATCGAGTTATATTTCTCTTTCGATTTCTCCTTCATTTTTGTCTTCTTATatcgaggttttttacctgactgctaaataagcacgaatgcctgtgaacaagcaaccaggggaccaacggcttaaggtcctctccgagggacctggtaatgaggataaatgccttaccaaagggcactagcgcaccacttgggaatcgaacccgggtcaccggaatccgaaacccccgctctaccgactgagctatcgcgcctccaatattttcatatgattgtttttctttcattttcccctatttttcttttccattttcttttattttctcttctttttcttttaatttatttctctttctcccttaattcttttttttctatgtctTTATTGCTATCTTCTAGTCTCGTGTGAACACGTATACTGACTATCGCGATAGTCAGTATAGCGATAGTCACTATAGCGATAGCCCATCAATTTAGAATTGTGTCTATTATTCATTAGATTAAACATACTTATATGATTCCACTGAATATTGATAAACGACGAACCACACAATGTTAAACATAGTTtggtttcattttattttggcaGTCATCTCTAAATAAAATAGCCCTTTCTCTGAATAGCTCATAGAGTTGGATAGCTCGACAAGCTCAATCTTTATCAATCTTTATCAtgatcaaattggcaacttggcGGTACGTTTGTTTATTATTGTGTTCTCACTTTCACGGTACGGTCGACAGAAAGCAGAATTATTTACACAATCGCTCAAAATCTACGTAATCGAGGTTTATTTTCATCCAGAAATACTTGAAATCGAAATAAAAGATGTCGATCGGTGTACCTATTAAGGTTTTACACGAGGCAGAGGGACATATCATCACTTGTGAGACGAATACAGGTGAAGTCTACCGTGGAAAGCTCATCGAAGCCGAAGACAACATGAACTGCCAAATGATGCACATAACTGTCACTTATCGCGACGGACGAGTCGCACAGCTTGAGCATGTTTATATCAGGGGAagcaaaattagatttttcatcTTGCCTGATATGCTGAAGAATGCTCCCATGTTTAAGAAAGCCGGATCTAAGGGATCTGCAGGACGAGGAAAGTCTGCGATTCTGAGAGCCCAGGGTACGTTTTGCAATGTAAAATCAATTGACATTTTTCTGTATGGTGTAACCGGTCAACCCTACCTCAGCTCAGCCAGGCGAGGCGAGGCCGAGGGTACCGTATGGGCactatgatggggtgtccaaacttcgcgcacttttcaaaaatattcatcaggtttaaattttttcacaaaatattcataaattatacaaaaccaattaaaaaaatagttaccacattgacggcaagatcgtaaactataaaataatggacgaaaatgtaaagtaggtcaagggaaTTCGCcagtatcgcgatctcaaaattctattctgatcggcgaatgcgcgctgtACTGGAAAAcgttcagaaaaagtgtgacctaacttcgcggaccaaagtttttgtggacatttaaacaaaaactcaagctcaaaaagtgaaatatttatatcagattgatggcaaaatgctatagaattggtttgtaccacatttaactcacatttttgatgatttctgcttgcaaaatggtgatatcgtgatgcttgttgagaatatcagatttcttcaaaaacgggcgctaacggtgacaaatttgccgatcttttgccaatattttcatgaatactgaactcatcctaaagaaacttacaccaaagggtaattttaggtcgcttttcacgttgatgatgtcagattttaaggatattggctagttttttagataatgaccgtccgcgaagtatggacacgcgcgaagtttggactcactgccatactagtattcgacctggcataattcaaagatttggccaaattcccccaaatatttagaaatagggaatttatcttaatttcataccttcttTGTTATTTCAAGGCCAGGGTAATGACTATGTTAATCTGTTTtcggtattttctttatcaatctgtgACTGTGAGTGTAATTCTGTCGATTGTGCGGAGGATCAaattatgcggcgatgaccttttggcaattttttttttgcactgaATTGCACTAGTAagtagtattcaacctagtgatgatAGATAGTGAATCTCAAAATGGTTTAAATTGCTAAACTAGATCTATGACGTACAGACTAGATGTAGGCCTAACTGTTAACAGTAGAGCCTAGAGGCATGAGAGGCGCacagccaatatgggagactctctccaataggggagacaatctcccacattggagacttgctttgcaaaaggacaaaagaaacaacaccaacaaaagcatgattttttccacccaaaattttgtctcactgaggtcagaagcccatttgttttgtgtgtgattgacaacaaaaatcctttatcaaaacaaaagtagacggtgaatttttaaagtagacggtgaaaaggggtaatttttcatgaggaatctgcttatcacatttttatttgccgccaagttaatccttttgcagcaaatgtaaacaaaggaaattggactccaaaactggagactgtctctgaaattggatacccaaattctttacaaaagtctctgatattggagataatctcccacattggagacagtctccaatattggccgtgcgcctctactggttaagtctctggctttgactaattccctgtttggtctcatctcaaatccattacacctattcgtcatacaacttggcccttaagtaaatttgattctttaaattatttttttcttgattaaaaatagagataaaaaaatgaaaattttcttgccatattactttccaccaaaagagggcgtacacaaaaatatgcccaaaattcaagtttttgagtgctctagtaaatacaaaaattattcccaagttactaatgaaaaataaattgcaactgtatgaaaattagtaattttggtcacaaaagtgatattttaatgattttttaaagtgtgtgctctgtacagcattggcatgccatagtcctacctgtagattccacacaggcaggatggttgcagtgaacaagtgggcAGATCGAGaaacagggccatctttcatcgctaggttgaatactggTGCCGACggattgaatactagtgccaaaaaccatcgacgtataattcgatcgcccgcgtaCACAGTCgacgggttgaagaaaaaaataatgcaaaaagaataaccaacatttgctcttggaaataaggcaggtctgaaattaaggtaaattccATATTTCTATAAATTTGAGGAAATTCTCCAAatgggttgaatactagtgcccttacggtactcAGACTGTCTCAGTAGAGGCCCACGGCCAgcggcgtacctaggatttttcaaaggggggcaaattcgtccacccacccccccaacaaaaaggtcttcaaccgcaAGTAAATgacatttcgcaccagaaaaaaaattgacaagcagaaaaaaaagtcttcaaccacaaataaaggacatttcgcaccagaaTAAAattgcaagcaaaaaaaaaaggtcttcaagttcaaaggagGGGCCCACACAgagatacgtcccttgcatgtgttgtgactcctcagggggggggcagtctgcccccccccccccttaggtacgctgaTGCCCACGGCTAAtatgggagacaatctcccatattggagacttgctttgcaaaaaagaacaaaagaaacaatacCAACAAAAGcgtgattttttccacccaaaattttgtctcggCTCACTGTCATCTGATTCTGAGGTCAGAAGTAGCCAGGGGCATGAGGCTTCTggttctagagagtaaaaatcatttactattCAAACATATGCTTTCTCTCTATGAAGCCAGGGATTCCATTGGCATTGCATTCATCCAACGTTACATGTACCACCAAAAAACCTCAAACTTTAAAGTttactttcgcccccgagatttctactttacTAGCTATCAACAATGAGAAACAAAACGTCTCAAAATCGGTGATTTGAAGACGGTTCtccattcattaattcatacGTATTCTCTGCCGATTGCGCGGCCGTCTGTAGCAATTTAAATCTAACGTTAAATCTACATGTAGAATTGCTGCAGTGCAGACCTCCACGCATGCGCAATTTGCCTTCGCCATTTTCTATTCGGCAGAGAATTTGATGTGTGATGAATCGAGAGTTGGTTtcaaatcacagattttgagaTGTTTTCTAGAAAAGGCAGAGTGAGTCTGTGTCCAATGGTAACTgtagtgtacatacatgtacatgtagagtatTGAAGCTGAATGTATGTTTACAGTAGGTCTTCATATGTTGGCTTTGTAACCAATACCATGAAGTGCCACAATTTGTCTTTGTTTTTGGTGAGCTTCAAATCACCAAGTCTTGTtatattgattgtaaatatttattataaaagcatttgcatgtcaccgagttcagcatatcactgttttaatataaaaaaacaagcta from Lytechinus pictus isolate F3 Inbred chromosome 2, Lp3.0, whole genome shotgun sequence carries:
- the LOC129254903 gene encoding small nuclear ribonucleoprotein Sm D3-like, which gives rise to MSIGVPIKVLHEAEGHIITCETNTGEVYRGKLIEAEDNMNCQMMHITVTYRDGRVAQLEHVYIRGSKIRFFILPDMLKNAPMFKKAGSKGSAGRGKSAILRAQVAAGGRGGRGRGGGRGDGGRGRGNVFQRRR